One Tolypothrix bouteillei VB521301 DNA window includes the following coding sequences:
- a CDS encoding YraN family protein yields the protein MANHPPSHYPRIGIAGEDLVVNWLESQGWTILHRRWRYSRGEIDIIAQFNEEGLDAENRKKVLPPSRSSPLLAFVEVKTRSQLNWDAGGRIAVTQRKQAKLWRTALMFLAKYPEKANYSCRFDVAIVGYQQTPQEPLTVKKAQEKQRLSLESKYKLTLYEYIPAAFDVSSSW from the coding sequence ATGGCAAACCATCCTCCATCTCATTATCCCCGTATAGGTATCGCAGGAGAAGACCTAGTTGTTAATTGGTTGGAATCTCAAGGCTGGACGATCTTGCATCGCCGATGGCGTTACTCTAGGGGAGAAATTGATATTATTGCCCAATTTAACGAAGAAGGACTAGATGCAGAAAATAGGAAAAAAGTTCTCCCCCCATCCCGCTCATCACCTCTTTTGGCATTTGTTGAAGTGAAAACACGCAGTCAACTGAATTGGGACGCAGGAGGAAGAATTGCTGTAACGCAAAGAAAACAAGCAAAACTTTGGCGTACTGCTCTTATGTTTTTGGCTAAATATCCTGAAAAAGCAAACTACTCTTGCCGATTTGATGTTGCTATTGTTGGTTATCAACAGACACCACAAGAGCCACTTACAGTGAAAAAGGCTCAAGAAAAGCAAAGGCTCTCTCTAGAGAGTAAGTATAAATTAACACTATATGAATACATTCCAGCAGCTTTTGATGTTTCGAGCAGTTGGTAG
- a CDS encoding pentapeptide repeat-containing protein, with product MTRLRNRIWARIVCILLWAVVFITTPVTCAVFAPQAIALDYNKENLVNQDFSGRDLTDSSFSHANLRYSNLSHTNLNGVSFFAANLESANLESADLTNATLDSARLSKTNLTNAVLEGAFAANAKFDGAIIDGADFTDVLLRKDEQEKLCKVAQGTNPTTGRNTRDTLFCR from the coding sequence ATGACTAGGTTAAGAAATCGGATTTGGGCAAGGATAGTCTGTATACTGCTTTGGGCAGTCGTATTTATAACAACCCCTGTAACTTGTGCGGTATTTGCACCACAAGCAATAGCACTTGACTACAACAAAGAAAACTTGGTAAATCAAGATTTCTCTGGACGTGACCTCACAGATTCCAGCTTTTCTCATGCCAATCTCCGTTACAGTAATTTGAGTCACACCAACTTAAACGGTGTTAGTTTTTTTGCTGCTAATCTCGAATCGGCAAATTTAGAGAGTGCAGATCTCACAAATGCGACTTTAGACTCAGCCCGTTTGAGCAAAACAAATTTGACTAACGCAGTTTTAGAAGGAGCCTTTGCTGCCAATGCCAAATTTGATGGTGCTATTATCGACGGAGCAGATTTTACTGATGTACTGCTACGTAAAGATGAGCAAGAGAAATTGTGTAAGGTAGCGCAAGGCACTAATCCAACCACAGGACGCAACACTCGCGATACTTTATTCTGTCGGTAG
- a CDS encoding TrkH family potassium uptake protein: MTVSQKICLGFLAVISVGTILLMMPFSTSSGHWNDPIVALFTSTSAVCVTGLGVVDTGTYFSFWGQFFMALLVQIGGLGYMTTTTFLILLIGRRFELRQKIAIQQALDRPGMQGSVQIIRSIIATTLIFEITGIFLLLPAFVPDYGWSKGLWLSIFHSINSWNNAGFSLFPDNLIKYQSSVLVVFVVSGLIIFGGIGYQVILEAFVWLRDTWQKRQLKLLFSLDFKVAVSTTLVLLILGAIAFFFVELRNPATFSNLSFPDKLLVAWFQSVTPRTAGFNTIDIGKMTTAGLFITIALMFIGASPGGTGGGIKTTTLRVLTSCTKAILQGKEEVLLYDRKVAISLVLKAVGVLIGSIGTVILATILIALTDPKISFIQILFEVVSAFATVGLSTGITGSVSVGAKLILIVTMYIGRVGVLLLMSAILGDPRPTNVHYPEENLLVG, encoded by the coding sequence ATGACTGTTTCTCAAAAAATTTGTTTGGGATTTCTAGCAGTCATCAGCGTAGGAACTATCCTACTGATGATGCCTTTTTCGACCAGTAGCGGTCATTGGAATGACCCGATTGTAGCCTTATTTACTTCTACTTCAGCAGTTTGCGTTACAGGTTTGGGGGTTGTTGATACGGGTACTTACTTTTCCTTTTGGGGTCAATTTTTTATGGCTCTTTTGGTCCAAATTGGGGGTTTGGGCTACATGACCACCACAACCTTTCTCATTTTGTTGATCGGTCGGAGATTTGAATTGCGACAAAAAATCGCTATCCAACAAGCCTTAGATCGACCGGGAATGCAAGGAAGCGTCCAAATAATTCGTTCCATCATTGCCACTACCTTAATTTTTGAAATCACTGGAATATTTTTACTGCTACCTGCTTTTGTTCCAGATTATGGCTGGAGTAAAGGGCTTTGGCTATCGATTTTCCACAGTATTAATTCTTGGAACAATGCAGGTTTTAGTTTGTTTCCAGATAACTTAATCAAATATCAATCATCGGTTTTAGTCGTTTTTGTTGTCAGCGGGTTAATTATTTTTGGGGGCATCGGCTATCAAGTCATTTTAGAAGCTTTTGTTTGGCTGCGCGATACTTGGCAAAAACGACAACTAAAACTCCTGTTTTCTTTAGATTTTAAGGTAGCAGTGAGTACAACTCTGGTTCTTTTAATTTTGGGAGCTATTGCATTTTTCTTTGTGGAACTTAGAAATCCCGCAACATTTAGTAACCTCAGTTTTCCGGATAAATTATTAGTTGCTTGGTTTCAATCAGTGACACCCAGAACTGCTGGATTTAATACTATTGACATAGGCAAAATGACAACAGCAGGGTTATTTATTACTATTGCACTGATGTTTATTGGTGCCAGTCCGGGTGGAACGGGAGGTGGTATCAAAACAACGACGTTGAGAGTTCTTACAAGTTGTACCAAGGCAATTCTTCAAGGCAAAGAAGAAGTTTTGCTCTACGATCGAAAAGTCGCAATCTCTTTAGTATTAAAGGCTGTTGGTGTTTTAATTGGCTCAATTGGTACTGTCATTCTCGCTACGATATTGATTGCACTAACAGATCCAAAAATATCATTTATTCAAATTCTTTTTGAAGTCGTATCGGCTTTTGCAACTGTAGGTCTCTCTACAGGAATTACAGGAAGTGTTTCTGTAGGAGCAAAACTGATACTCATAGTTACAATGTATATAGGAAGGGTTGGCGTTTTGCTGCTTATGTCGGCAATCCTTGGAGATCCGCGTCCTACTAACGTTCATTATCCTGAAGAAAATTTGCTTGTGGGCTAG
- a CDS encoding RtcB family protein, with amino-acid sequence MQPKNLKRLLQALAKQGLDVSYNNNTYSIRLSNTPDAPVAEVLLPEGFPVEAKALKQLANLASVSHPAGGCVCRACATPDFHPGDAGIAIGSVIETIGQVIPSAVGSDINCGMRLHVANLTIDQFLAKRNQFVERMKGDYFFGTRDVTMTARTMRALFQHGVLGWVDAMFKEPTGSFAKSDLNELLAEGDRIFLNGSMEGDWKLAPEELVPEEGLVRDGGLATIGSGNHFVEIQRVERVENRALAHAWGIKEGQIAFMIHSGSRNVGKYIGGMWRDKAKDAWQKGLKYPDSRIFPLSVHSQPQLVTQYLQAEATAANYGFVNRLLLAELLRLRLREVYGDADAPLVYDLPHNITLREGAGWVTRKGACPAYEGQPVIIPGSMGAPSFLAVGKGNSAFCSSASHGAGRVLSRFDLSRKGASHSEEALGLTGVDCITLREERRIEEAPAAYKPIQPLIDVQVQADMVSVVARLTPVLTFKA; translated from the coding sequence ATGCAGCCAAAGAATTTAAAACGACTTTTGCAAGCTCTAGCCAAGCAAGGGCTTGATGTCAGTTACAACAACAATACGTACTCTATTCGTTTATCCAATACTCCTGATGCACCTGTAGCAGAAGTATTGCTTCCAGAAGGTTTTCCCGTAGAAGCAAAGGCGCTCAAACAACTAGCAAACTTAGCCAGCGTGAGCCATCCTGCTGGTGGATGTGTTTGTCGTGCTTGTGCAACACCGGATTTTCATCCCGGTGACGCCGGGATTGCCATTGGTTCAGTTATTGAAACAATCGGTCAAGTCATTCCTAGTGCTGTCGGTTCAGATATAAACTGTGGAATGCGCTTGCACGTTGCCAACCTGACAATTGACCAGTTTCTGGCAAAGCGCAACCAGTTTGTAGAACGCATGAAAGGGGACTACTTTTTTGGAACCCGTGATGTAACCATGACTGCTCGTACTATGCGAGCATTGTTTCAGCATGGTGTTCTTGGTTGGGTTGATGCCATGTTTAAGGAGCCTACAGGGAGTTTTGCCAAATCCGATCTTAATGAACTGCTTGCAGAGGGCGATCGCATCTTCTTAAACGGTTCAATGGAGGGAGATTGGAAACTTGCTCCTGAAGAATTAGTCCCTGAAGAGGGGCTAGTACGCGATGGCGGGCTTGCAACTATTGGATCTGGGAACCACTTTGTTGAAATTCAAAGAGTAGAACGAGTAGAAAATAGAGCATTAGCCCATGCGTGGGGAATTAAAGAAGGACAAATTGCCTTCATGATTCACTCTGGTTCTCGGAATGTAGGGAAGTATATTGGTGGAATGTGGCGAGACAAAGCGAAAGACGCTTGGCAAAAAGGGTTGAAGTATCCAGACTCTCGTATTTTTCCTTTATCCGTCCATTCTCAGCCCCAACTTGTCACTCAGTATTTGCAAGCAGAGGCGACAGCAGCTAATTATGGTTTTGTTAACAGACTTTTGTTAGCAGAATTGCTGCGTTTGCGTTTGCGCGAAGTCTATGGTGACGCAGACGCGCCACTAGTGTACGATTTACCGCACAACATCACATTGAGAGAGGGTGCGGGATGGGTGACTCGCAAGGGTGCTTGTCCCGCCTACGAAGGACAACCCGTAATTATACCGGGCTCCATGGGTGCGCCATCATTTCTAGCCGTGGGGAAAGGCAATTCCGCTTTTTGCTCGTCTGCTTCCCACGGTGCGGGAAGAGTGCTTTCACGCTTTGACCTGAGCCGTAAAGGAGCATCTCACAGTGAAGAAGCTTTGGGATTAACGGGCGTAGACTGTATTACGTTGCGGGAAGAACGCCGCATTGAAGAAGCGCCAGCTGCTTATAAACCCATACAACCCTTGATTGATGTGCAAGTACAGGCGGATATGGTAAGTGTTGTAGCAAGGTTAACTCCGGTTTTGACCTTTAAGGCTTGA
- a CDS encoding potassium channel family protein has product MNLSSLGFFRSLRKDNQQFAVIGLGRFGRSVCSTLHKFGYEVLATDIDEKRVSQALTEQITAHALQLDSTESAALKEAGILEFDTVIVAIGNYVQESIVTTLNVKEGGVPHVVAKASSEVHCKLLHKVGADHVVFPEYEAGCALARTLTKPSILDRFDLDPDNSIVEVIVPDEFHGKTIAELQLRNRYGLNLLAVSQDGKFQINPDPYKRFERGSAMVVIGCNKDINRLPI; this is encoded by the coding sequence GTGAATTTGTCATCGTTGGGATTTTTTCGCAGTCTGCGTAAAGACAACCAGCAATTTGCTGTTATAGGGTTAGGTCGTTTTGGGCGTTCTGTCTGTTCAACTTTACATAAGTTTGGCTATGAAGTCTTAGCTACGGATATAGACGAAAAGCGGGTATCGCAAGCATTAACGGAGCAAATAACTGCTCATGCTTTGCAACTAGATTCAACAGAGTCAGCAGCACTCAAAGAAGCAGGAATTTTGGAATTTGATACGGTGATTGTGGCAATTGGAAATTACGTTCAGGAAAGTATAGTCACAACATTAAATGTCAAAGAGGGTGGTGTACCTCATGTTGTGGCAAAAGCTTCTAGTGAAGTTCACTGCAAACTATTACATAAAGTAGGAGCAGACCACGTTGTCTTTCCTGAATATGAAGCAGGTTGTGCTCTAGCAAGAACTCTGACTAAGCCTTCTATCTTGGATAGATTTGACCTCGACCCAGATAACAGTATCGTAGAAGTGATTGTACCTGATGAATTTCACGGCAAAACCATCGCGGAACTGCAACTTCGCAACCGCTATGGTTTGAATTTACTTGCTGTAAGTCAGGATGGAAAATTTCAAATTAACCCCGACCCCTACAAGCGTTTTGAACGCGGTTCGGCGATGGTGGTTATTGGCTGCAACAAAGATATCAATCGCTTGCCAATTTAG
- a CDS encoding DEAD/DEAH box helicase, with protein sequence MNYPALSPEVDPSSIFPFELDRFQKEAIASLNAGRSVVVCAPTGSGKTLIGEYAIYRALSRGKRVFYTTPLKALSNQKLRDFREKFGFDNVGLLTGDASINRDASILVMTTEIFRNMLYGTPIGQVGISLADVEGVVLDECHYMNDRQRGTVWEESIIYCPRTVQLVALSATVANSDELTDWLNQVHGPTDLIYSDFRPVPLEFHFGTTKGLFPLLNDDKTKINSRLIKKKKKGDKEKGKNVRAEAPEITHVLTALQERDMLPAIYFIFSRRGCDKAVGEVGDLWLVNREEAQQLRRQIDEFLTRNPDAGRSGHVGPLYRGIAAHHAGVLPAWKVLVEELFQQGLIKVVFATETLAAGINMPARTTVISTLSKRTDTGHRLLNASEFLQMAGRAGRRGMDERGHVVTLQTPFEGAKEAAYLATSKPDPLVSQFTPSYGMVLNLLQTHTVEQSRELIERSFGQYLANLHLKPQYEYIEYLETQLGDLQAQIEAVDEGELAVYEKLRQRLRVERQLLKTLQEQAQETRQEELAMMLGFAVSGTLLSLKSKNFTMPAPIPAVLVGKTPGPSQTSYLVCLGRDNRWYVVTPSDVLDLYAELPRIEVPADLLPPPEIPLKRGQTLAGNWETAAIAQQIPDPSGTEYMAPEVAEQLSRLVAVQQQLEAHPLHQSGNVSNLSKRKVRVAELKEEIQELRSQVEQESQRHWEEFLNLIAILQHFECLVDLVPTELGQSAAALRGENELWLGLVLASKELDNLDPQHLAATVAALVTETPRPDSKVNFEISSSVDEAWTRLQKIRRSVLKVQYRHGVALPVGLETKYINLVSLVEQWALGMEWVELCDSTSLDEGDVVRILRRTLDLLSQIPHVPHLSDTLRRNANRAMQLIDRFPVNEVVE encoded by the coding sequence GTGAACTATCCTGCGCTGTCTCCTGAAGTTGACCCAAGTTCGATCTTCCCTTTTGAACTGGATCGGTTCCAAAAGGAAGCGATCGCGTCTCTGAACGCCGGACGCTCTGTTGTTGTGTGTGCGCCCACGGGTTCAGGTAAAACGTTAATAGGGGAATATGCTATTTATCGCGCCCTGTCGCGAGGAAAGCGAGTTTTCTACACGACTCCTCTCAAGGCACTCTCAAATCAGAAACTGCGAGACTTTCGCGAAAAATTCGGTTTTGATAATGTCGGTCTCTTGACTGGAGACGCCTCGATCAACCGAGATGCATCGATATTGGTTATGACCACAGAGATTTTTCGCAATATGCTCTATGGTACGCCTATCGGACAAGTTGGGATTTCTTTGGCAGATGTTGAGGGGGTGGTGCTTGACGAGTGCCATTACATGAACGATCGCCAACGGGGAACAGTTTGGGAAGAATCCATCATATATTGTCCCCGGACTGTTCAACTTGTAGCCCTGTCAGCAACGGTTGCTAATAGTGATGAACTGACCGACTGGTTAAATCAAGTTCACGGTCCCACAGACTTGATTTACTCAGATTTTCGACCTGTCCCTTTAGAATTTCACTTTGGGACAACAAAAGGGTTATTTCCCCTATTAAATGACGACAAAACCAAAATTAACTCCCGCCTTATTAAGAAGAAGAAAAAGGGAGACAAAGAAAAAGGTAAAAACGTAAGAGCTGAAGCACCTGAAATTACTCACGTTCTGACCGCACTCCAAGAACGGGATATGTTACCAGCTATTTACTTTATCTTTAGTCGCCGGGGTTGTGATAAAGCCGTGGGAGAAGTCGGCGACCTCTGGCTTGTTAATAGAGAAGAAGCGCAGCAGTTACGCAGGCAAATTGACGAATTTTTAACACGAAATCCAGATGCAGGTCGCTCCGGACACGTTGGACCTTTATACCGGGGGATTGCGGCGCACCATGCGGGAGTATTACCTGCTTGGAAAGTACTGGTAGAAGAACTTTTTCAGCAAGGGCTGATTAAAGTTGTATTTGCTACCGAAACTTTGGCAGCTGGGATCAATATGCCAGCCAGAACAACAGTCATTTCTACCCTTTCCAAACGTACCGATACAGGACACCGCTTGTTGAATGCTTCTGAGTTTTTGCAAATGGCAGGAAGAGCAGGTCGTCGGGGGATGGATGAACGGGGTCATGTGGTGACGCTGCAAACTCCTTTTGAAGGAGCAAAGGAAGCAGCTTATTTAGCGACATCTAAACCAGATCCCTTGGTCAGCCAGTTTACACCGAGTTACGGCATGGTGCTAAACCTACTGCAAACTCATACGGTTGAACAATCAAGAGAACTGATAGAACGCAGTTTTGGTCAATATTTGGCAAACCTTCATCTCAAACCACAGTATGAGTACATAGAATATTTAGAAACGCAATTAGGCGATCTTCAAGCGCAGATTGAAGCAGTTGATGAAGGGGAACTCGCTGTATATGAAAAATTGCGACAACGCTTGCGGGTAGAACGTCAGTTATTGAAAACGCTGCAAGAACAAGCTCAAGAAACCCGACAAGAAGAATTGGCAATGATGTTGGGGTTTGCCGTATCGGGAACGCTTTTGAGTCTTAAGAGTAAAAACTTTACAATGCCCGCGCCAATTCCAGCCGTTTTGGTGGGGAAAACACCAGGTCCTTCTCAAACGAGTTATTTAGTTTGTTTGGGGCGAGATAATCGGTGGTATGTCGTAACACCCTCGGATGTGTTGGATTTGTATGCAGAATTACCCAGAATAGAAGTGCCTGCGGATTTACTCCCACCACCAGAGATACCTTTGAAACGGGGACAAACACTTGCAGGTAATTGGGAAACAGCCGCAATAGCCCAACAGATTCCCGACCCCAGTGGAACTGAATATATGGCTCCAGAAGTTGCAGAACAGTTAAGCCGCCTTGTTGCAGTACAGCAGCAATTAGAGGCTCATCCCTTGCATCAGTCTGGTAATGTGAGCAATCTTTCCAAACGAAAAGTACGTGTTGCTGAATTAAAAGAAGAAATTCAGGAGTTGCGATCGCAAGTTGAGCAAGAATCCCAGCGTCATTGGGAGGAATTTCTAAATTTAATTGCAATTCTACAGCACTTTGAATGTCTGGTTGATTTGGTTCCTACAGAATTGGGACAGAGTGCTGCAGCCCTTCGAGGAGAAAATGAATTATGGTTGGGCTTGGTACTTGCTAGTAAGGAACTAGATAATTTAGATCCGCAACATTTAGCAGCGACAGTAGCAGCATTGGTGACCGAAACACCACGTCCTGACAGCAAAGTTAACTTTGAGATCTCCTCCAGCGTGGATGAGGCTTGGACGAGACTGCAAAAAATTCGTCGTTCCGTACTTAAAGTTCAATACCGCCATGGTGTAGCATTACCCGTAGGTTTGGAGACTAAATATATCAATTTGGTTTCTTTAGTAGAACAATGGGCATTGGGAATGGAGTGGGTAGAATTATGCGATAGTACAAGTTTAGATGAGGGCGATGTGGTAAGAATTTTACGCCGGACTTTAGATTTACTTTCACAAATTCCTCACGTACCCCATTTGTCAGATACCCTCCGCCGTAATGCCAATCGTGCAATGCAATTGATTGATAGATTTCCTGTTAATGAAGTTGTGGAATAG
- a CDS encoding tetratricopeptide repeat protein has translation MSQKYQVCQWFFGFLRVGLHQNRRKQTFGLLLTLSAFLAVTPSLMVTSQTKLLAETFVPSQNLEAASLFQQGVMRYNYKDFQAAETALRQALQRDPNIAAAYNYLGSIMLQQNRLDAAVQEFSEAIRINPNLGEAYYNIGLALHKQGQKEAAITAYRQAIVIDPTMASAYYNQGLAVYELGQVDEAIALYQQAVNLDSTNINAYSNLAKALEQKGQTTEAIAAYRKVLAINPENAEAYNNMAGLMANQGQALEAIAVYQQAIRRIPNNAEAYYNLGVTWYNQGDYKKAHGALKSARDRYRKQGNIEQASKVEQLMQQIVQLAAYKKTQVGQTQNTAPTQTPTSTVAVPEQETPTPTETPTEPQSNNDSVPIRVEEPTFNLGQ, from the coding sequence ATGTCTCAAAAATATCAAGTTTGTCAGTGGTTTTTCGGTTTCTTAAGAGTAGGTCTTCATCAAAATCGCCGGAAGCAAACTTTCGGGCTTCTCTTAACTCTCTCTGCTTTTTTGGCAGTCACACCATCATTGATGGTTACTTCTCAAACCAAGCTACTTGCTGAAACTTTTGTTCCTTCTCAGAATCTTGAAGCAGCAAGCTTGTTCCAGCAAGGAGTTATGCGCTACAACTACAAAGACTTTCAGGCGGCGGAGACTGCTTTGCGTCAAGCGTTACAGCGAGATCCAAATATAGCTGCTGCTTACAATTACTTAGGTAGTATCATGTTGCAGCAAAATCGCTTGGATGCAGCAGTGCAAGAGTTTAGTGAAGCAATTAGAATTAACCCCAATCTTGGCGAAGCTTACTACAACATTGGATTAGCGCTACACAAACAAGGACAGAAAGAGGCGGCTATAACTGCTTATCGTCAAGCTATAGTGATCGACCCAACCATGGCGTCTGCTTACTACAATCAGGGGTTAGCAGTGTATGAACTCGGACAAGTGGATGAAGCGATCGCTCTATACCAACAAGCCGTTAATTTAGATAGCACCAATATTAACGCTTACTCTAACTTAGCAAAAGCTTTAGAACAAAAAGGACAAACAACTGAAGCGATCGCAGCCTATCGCAAAGTTTTAGCAATCAATCCTGAAAACGCTGAAGCTTACAATAACATGGCAGGTTTGATGGCAAACCAGGGTCAAGCATTAGAAGCAATCGCTGTTTATCAGCAAGCCATTCGTCGAATTCCCAACAATGCTGAAGCATACTATAACCTTGGAGTGACTTGGTACAATCAGGGCGACTATAAGAAAGCCCATGGAGCGTTGAAATCAGCTCGCGATCGCTACCGCAAACAAGGTAACATCGAGCAGGCAAGTAAAGTAGAGCAATTGATGCAGCAAATTGTCCAACTAGCAGCATACAAAAAAACTCAGGTCGGTCAAACTCAAAATACTGCGCCTACTCAAACGCCTACTAGCACTGTAGCGGTACCCGAACAAGAAACACCAACCCCAACAGAAACTCCCACTGAACCACAAAGCAATAACGACAGTGTACCCATTCGGGTTGAAGAACCAACATTCAATTTAGGCCAATAA
- a CDS encoding glycosyltransferase, which produces MRILFISIHFPEDLSKSTLGIYKRMSMFIDAIKLLGQLDMLFFVPPETDLSPEAIAQTESELSQHWQTPLNLFLCPKEDDNFLPKWKQQWGGIFSFFQQSDFLVTPQQMQALEQCLSRKPDAIFVHRLSSMSALMQVQQDLPPIFLDLDDIEHISFIRQIRQPPTRLVTQLYYLQVPARLRGELQAIQLARRTFVCSEHDRNYLTGRWGVPGVVSIPNAIAIPNPQIITLEPTLMMLGGYNYYPNINAANFLIEKVWVHIHKAMPNARLIVAGPYPENIHSYNKGVPGVEFAGFVDNLPELYQQARVVCCPILSGGGTRVKMVEAAAYGKPIVATRVGSEGLEFKDGQEFLMRDNPKEFAEACLELLQNYDLCDRLGSAARATAMKKYDRANVVRFIQQQIEFQLPSLRRSS; this is translated from the coding sequence ATGCGAATTCTTTTTATCTCTATTCATTTTCCTGAAGATTTAAGCAAGAGTACTTTAGGTATCTATAAACGGATGTCAATGTTTATTGATGCTATTAAATTGCTCGGTCAACTTGATATGTTGTTTTTTGTACCGCCGGAAACTGACCTTTCTCCAGAAGCGATCGCGCAAACAGAAAGTGAGCTTTCCCAGCATTGGCAAACACCGCTTAATCTATTTTTATGCCCGAAGGAAGACGACAATTTTCTTCCTAAATGGAAGCAGCAGTGGGGTGGTATTTTTAGTTTTTTCCAACAGTCAGATTTCTTGGTAACGCCACAACAAATGCAAGCACTTGAACAATGCTTGAGTCGAAAGCCAGATGCTATTTTTGTGCATCGGCTTTCATCAATGAGTGCGCTTATGCAGGTGCAGCAAGATTTACCACCTATTTTTCTCGACTTAGATGATATTGAACACATTAGTTTTATACGCCAAATTCGACAGCCCCCAACTCGACTGGTTACACAACTCTATTATTTGCAAGTACCAGCGCGGTTACGTGGTGAGTTGCAAGCAATTCAGCTAGCACGTCGCACTTTTGTTTGCTCGGAACACGATCGCAATTACCTCACAGGACGTTGGGGAGTACCCGGTGTCGTCAGCATACCAAATGCGATCGCAATTCCCAATCCACAAATAATTACTTTAGAACCTACCTTAATGATGTTAGGAGGTTACAACTACTATCCCAATATCAACGCAGCCAACTTTTTAATTGAGAAAGTATGGGTTCACATTCATAAAGCTATGCCCAATGCCCGATTGATTGTTGCCGGACCTTATCCAGAAAATATTCACAGCTACAACAAAGGTGTACCTGGTGTTGAATTTGCTGGCTTTGTGGATAATTTGCCTGAACTTTATCAGCAAGCACGAGTTGTTTGTTGCCCTATCTTATCAGGAGGAGGAACACGGGTCAAAATGGTTGAAGCGGCTGCTTATGGCAAACCAATAGTTGCGACTCGTGTGGGTTCTGAGGGATTGGAATTCAAAGACGGACAAGAATTTTTGATGCGAGACAATCCCAAAGAGTTTGCCGAAGCTTGTTTGGAACTTTTGCAGAATTATGATTTGTGCGATCGCTTGGGGAGCGCTGCTCGTGCAACAGCTATGAAAAAGTACGATCGCGCCAACGTAGTTCGATTCATTCAGCAGCAAATTGAGTTTCAACTCCCCTCTTTGCGTCGCTCGTCATAG
- the queA gene encoding tRNA preQ1(34) S-adenosylmethionine ribosyltransferase-isomerase QueA, giving the protein MQEPSTRNNYDAAFNANKEDTELDTCLAGYDYELPQELIAQNPVVPRDRSRLLVVDPKTGLEAAPQHHIFCDLPELLQSGDLLIMNNTRVIPARLYGYKQTGAEIEVLLLEERQHNCWLTLVKPGKRFKPGTKIVFEPRIKSGDKGWEIGNNKDFSQVPRQIAATVVDKDETTGGRLLQFDLPEGTSLVQLLDVFGEVPLPPYITASEAKSEQYQTVYAQHPGAVAAPTAGLHFTPELLDRLQQRGIEQAFVTLHVGVGTFRPVEVEDIKTHKMHEEWIEVPSATVEKIRMTQASGGRIIAVGTTVVRALEGAASQGELKPFCGKTDMFIYPGYQWRVVEGLITNFHLPRSSLLMLVSALIGRQKLLSVYQEAIASGYRFYSFGDAMLILPQMVSG; this is encoded by the coding sequence ATGCAGGAACCATCAACTAGAAACAACTACGACGCTGCCTTTAACGCTAACAAGGAAGACACGGAATTAGATACTTGTTTGGCGGGGTACGACTATGAATTACCGCAAGAATTAATTGCCCAAAATCCTGTAGTGCCGAGAGATCGTTCTAGGTTGCTAGTGGTCGATCCAAAGACCGGATTGGAAGCGGCTCCCCAACATCATATTTTCTGCGATTTACCTGAGTTACTGCAATCCGGGGATTTACTCATAATGAATAATACGCGAGTCATTCCTGCGCGATTATACGGTTACAAACAAACGGGTGCAGAAATAGAGGTTTTACTTCTAGAAGAACGACAGCATAATTGCTGGTTAACTCTAGTTAAACCGGGAAAGCGTTTTAAACCTGGAACCAAGATAGTTTTTGAACCAAGAATAAAGAGCGGGGATAAGGGATGGGAAATTGGGAATAACAAAGATTTCTCCCAAGTTCCGCGCCAAATCGCAGCTACAGTTGTAGACAAAGACGAAACAACTGGAGGGCGGTTGTTGCAATTTGATTTGCCAGAAGGAACATCTCTAGTGCAATTATTAGACGTATTTGGTGAAGTTCCTCTACCACCCTACATTACAGCTTCTGAAGCTAAGAGCGAGCAGTACCAAACAGTATACGCACAACATCCGGGCGCTGTTGCAGCTCCTACAGCGGGTTTACATTTTACTCCAGAATTATTAGATCGCTTGCAACAGCGCGGTATCGAGCAAGCATTTGTGACACTGCATGTAGGAGTGGGGACATTTCGTCCTGTAGAAGTGGAAGATATAAAAACCCACAAAATGCATGAAGAATGGATTGAAGTCCCTTCCGCAACAGTAGAAAAAATCCGCATGACTCAAGCCTCTGGTGGTCGGATTATTGCTGTGGGTACAACAGTAGTACGCGCACTTGAAGGCGCAGCTTCTCAAGGAGAACTCAAACCATTTTGTGGTAAGACGGATATGTTTATCTATCCCGGCTATCAATGGCGCGTTGTTGAAGGTTTGATTACTAACTTTCATTTACCGCGTTCTAGTTTGTTAATGTTAGTGAGTGCTTTAATTGGTCGGCAAAAATTGTTAAGTGTTTATCAAGAGGCGATCGCTTCTGGTTACCGCTTTTATTCTTTCGGGGATGCCATGTTGATTTTGCCACAGATGGTGAGTGGTTAG